The genomic DNA AGTGGAGTCAATGTTGGATTGGAGTGGACCGGTGAGGAGCTGAGAAGGCTGGTAGAGAAAATGAGCGTTCAAAAACAATACCTGGCCgggaagcggaagagggaagaaggaaatggggTTGAAGGGGAGACTAAGAGAATCAAGATGGAGGCCGATTCAGCAGCTGCTATCACCGATAAACCGTCTCTTATTTCCGAGTCGGTTACCTCTCATCCCCCTCAACCACGAGACGCAGCTGTATCAGAAGAACCCGAGAAGATTAACGATGAAGAACTGAAGCGTCTCAGGTTGGAACTCGTAGCGCTCAGTAAATTCTACCCTCTTCCAGCGCTGAAGAAAatgagcaaggaagaggctgcAAAGTTGCTGCCTGTGAATGTGAGAGGGTTGATGTGTAGACCTTAAGGCGGTAGATATAGTCGGGGAGCACGTAGTGTTTCTTGGATCGCCCGCCGAGAACTGCAGTTGTAAAACAGTCATATGCATTGTACAAGTACTGTATTTGGTCGTTGTACATCAATCAGTAATGGCACAAAACCTGCTTGTTGCCACTAGTGAttttttgattttttttttgcttggGTATCCCAAAAAAAGGTAGTACAAACGCAAATTGCATATATATTCTTCCTTTATCTTCTAATTAATGTATCACACCACATATCACAATCGAAAAACGGACCAAAGACTCGATTAATTACGAACTAGTGAACAACCCCTATGGGGGATGGctaaaaaggaagaaaaaaaggagaaactGTTGTATGTACCTGGTCGTAGCGATAGAAAAGTACAAGCTGATTCGAAATTGGAAGATCATGACAAACAAAGCTATTGAGGGTATGATAGTGCTGGTATTTAAATGCGTATGAGGTTGATGCAAAGTGCCGTGGCGCGCTCTTGCCAATGCGCCATTTTTGTGGTAGTAAACGACCTAAATAGGTGTTAAACAAGGTGGATTGCTTATTGAATGTCAGAAGAGGGCCGCTCGTTGAGATTCATTAAGAGGGTCTGAAGGCATCGCTTGGTAACCATATCGCCCTTGAGAAGGGGGTTGAAGGTGTTATCCTGCAAAGCCTTTGGAAGGCAGGCACGAAGAGCCTCTCTTGCCCTGCGGATATCGCGATGAGCCCGACAGTTGTGACCGTGTTTGGAGACCAACGACGTACCTGGGGTTGTCACTCATCCTCAAATAACATCTAACCACATGCTTTAACAAACGAACCGCCTGACTCTCCACAAGAGCGTCCACCATGTTGGCCAACACTGTCCCAACCGCATAAAATCTCTCATACGTTTGGCAGATATATTGTAATCCCAAATCATCTGCGAGGATCTTTTGAACGATAAAGATGGCCACAGTCTTGGAAAGTTCCGAGCCAGTTTCCATTATTCTGAGACACAGAGGAATGATTTCGGtagagagaaggaagttgATGACATCCGAGTTGTCATTTTGCTGTACATAAAGTGAGCAAGCTACCCGCAGCCCATACCGAGATATTCTTACTTTGACGAGAGCACCGATAACGCCCAATGATGTTAATCGAAGATACTCAAACGGTCGGGTTTTACTGGTCGTGTTGAGAAAGGGATATAAAAACAGGGGAATGTGCGCTATTTTCCTTTAGCCTCCGTAGTCAATGTACCATTTCATGTGCTCACCATTTAAGAACAGTGCTCTTGTGTCGGAATGGCTCGCGACACACTGAAGGAGAGCGAGCGCATTGCATACCCGGTTGGAAGCATGCGCCGTCAAGGATGGCGGGGAAAGAGCTGGATAGACGGCGACGATCTCGAGCAGCAGGGAGCTCATGATACCTGTATCACGTCAGCCTACCTTACATCCATTGTCAAAAAGACGCACCAAAACCGCCCCAAAGGACCAATGCCAAATCTTCGTAAAGCTCTCTCTTTTTGCTCAATTCCAAAAGCGCTGCCTCCCGTGTTTCTGGCTCAAGCAACTcggtgatgaggatgtagatcttctcctcgtcgcTCCCTGCAGGGGGCGGCGCGCCGTTGGGCATCAGAAGAACCTTGCCTCCGGCCGCAGCGCCAGCGACGCTACCGGTGCCAGGTCCAGCCTGGGTCTGCATGGGCGGGTTGATGGACTGCTGGGAGCCGGTGGGCGGTGGCGGATTGTTCAGGTGTTGGGCGAGATTTTGCGGGAGCAGTGGGCCAGAGGCGGATGCGCCCGGCGTGGTCGACTGGGCTGCTGCTATCTGGGGGGTGTGTGCAGCATTCTGCCTCGTGGCGTCTGCGGAGGGCGCCGAGTAGGGGAACTGGCGCCTGTCGAAGAGGTAGGCGGGGATGTTTGACGCCGGCTGGAGCTGCTGGCTCATGTGCTGGGGGAAGCTCGGCGTGGGCGCCCACGTGTGGGTGGAGTGCTCCGTGTCcggggtggagggggcCGTCGGGGGGCGGTGCAGAGACTGGTGctggagaggatggtgctggtgctggtggGGGAGATGGGGCGGGGCGTGCGAGAACATGGTGCGCAAGGAAGACATACAACAGACAACTCCCCCCTGCGGATATCGCCTCCTTAACACCTCCCTGGCGGCGTTTGCCGCTTGTGGCACATCACCACTTACTCTTGATCACTCACCAGCTAGGCCCTGCACCACTCCATAGCCATAAGCATGCAGGCCCCGCAGATGTAAGCT from Cryptococcus neoformans var. neoformans JEC21 chromosome 3 sequence includes the following:
- a CDS encoding regulation of transcription from Pol II promoter-related protein, putative, translating into MFSHAPPHLPHQHQHHPLQHQSLHRPPTAPSTPDTEHSTHTWAPTPSFPQHMSQQLQPASNIPAYLFDRRQFPYSAPSADATRQNAAHTPQIAAAQSTTPGASASGPLLPQNLAQHLNNPPPPTGSQQSINPPMQTQAGPGTGSVAGAAAGGKVLLMPNGAPPPAGSDEEKIYILITELLEPETREAALLELSKKRELYEDLALVLWGGFGIMSSLLLEIVAVYPALSPPSLTAHASNRVCNALALLQCVASHSDTRALFLNAHIPLFLYPFLNTTSKTRPFEYLRLTSLGVIGALVKQNDNSDVINFLLSTEIIPLCLRIMETGSELSKTVAIFIVQKILADDLGLQYICQTYERFYAVGTVLANMVDALVESQAVRLLKHVVRCYLRMSDNPRAREALRACLPKALQDNTFNPLLKGDMVTKRCLQTLLMNLNERPSSDIQ